One Pectinophora gossypiella chromosome 25, ilPecGoss1.1, whole genome shotgun sequence DNA window includes the following coding sequences:
- the LOC126378153 gene encoding uncharacterized protein LOC126378153 encodes MGRRKSIADEEDRASQDKRLKVQLAQCKSKLTKAENFLREQKGPLDTDAITLRLQLLEKVLLTVNDLLLEKQVLTWSDDDEFDDDGLEERCLSVIISYKKALAQASSSKQNTSASDSASDRYSSMKLPEIDIPVYEGKDYTKYQSFIELFTAIIHRNGKLEPIQKLFYLRKYLKGEPLSLIEGLPLTGDSYEKALALLKARYDNKFLVVTNHVQAILDFSPIVKGAASNLRELIAHARQHLGALKTLGQPTEHWDMIILPILLRKIDQFSCRAYHSERVDNKLPNLDDFFAFIERRASSFEESQRSEDRHIWVEVLQLSGHKVPGRTSTPVRG; translated from the exons ATGGGACGCAGAAAAAGCATTGCGGATGAAGAAGACAGGGCGTCTCAGGACAAACGGCTGAAAGTTCAATTGGCACAATGCAAATCGAAATTGACGAAAGCAGAAAACTTTTTGCGTGAACAGAAAGGACCTCTAGATACGGATGCTATTACCCTCCGGCTGCAGCTATTGGAGAAAGTTTTACTGACCGTGAACGATCTTTTGCTAGAAAAGCAAGTTTTAACTTGGAGCGACGACGACGAGTTCGACGATGATGGACTAGAAGAGAGATGTCTTAGCGTGATAATAAGCTACAAGAAGGCGCTCGCGCAGGCAAGTTCGTCGAAGCAAAATACATCAGCTAGTGATAGTGCCAGTGACAGATATTCATCAATGAAACTTCCTGAAATTGACATTCCAGTGTATGAAGGAAAGGACTACACCAAGTACCAATCGTTTATCGAACTATTCACGGCTATTATTCATAGAAATGGTAAACTAGAACCTATCCAAAAGTTATTctatttaagaaaatatttgaaaggggAGCCGTTGTCACTTATTGAAGGGCTACCCTTAACGGGTGATTCTTATGAGAAGGCATTGGCTTTACTCAAAGCTAGATATGATAATAAGTTTCTCGTTGTTACAAACCATGTACAGGCAATCTTGGATTTTTCGCCGATTGTGAAGGGTGCTGCCAGCAATTTACGAGAGTTAATAGCTCATGCTCGTCAACATTTAGGAGCCTTGAAGACCCTTGGACAGCCCACTGAACATTGGGATATGATAATTTTACCCATTTTGTTGCGAAAAATAGATCAGTTTTCTTGCAGAGCATACCATAGTGAGCGTGTTGATAACAAGCTGCCAAATCTGGATGACTTCTTTGCATTCATTGAAAGAAGGGCCAGCAGCTTCGAGGAGAGCCAAAGGAGCGAAG ACCGTCACATATGGGTTGAAGTCCTCCAGTTATCTGGCCACAAGGTGCCTGGAAGAACTAGCACGCCAGTACGAGGCTGA